The Synergistota bacterium genomic sequence CAAGATCGTTATCAGCATTCATAAAAACCATTATTGTCCAAGAAGGTAAAGCAAAAGCAACCATCGAAAAACCTAGGACGAAAAGTAGCGATAAAAAAACAGGCCTCATCATACTCCCCTCCTCATAAAGAAGCCTAAAAGGGAAACAAAAGATAAAAATATAAAAGACAAATCAAAACTTCCTTCTCTCAAAGAACAACCAGCACTAAGATAAAACTCCCCCTTTGCAGATTCTGTTCTAACTTCGATTTCAGGAGAAGATGTTCTTCCAGCACTATTAAACGCTAAAACTCTATAAGTATACTTGGTATTTTCAGAAAGACCTGTATCTACATAACTTTCAGAGTTTGGAGGAAGAATACAAACCTCAACCCAGTTACTACCATGCTTTCTCTCAACTATGAAGCCATCCTCGTTATCTGAAATATCTTTCCACCTAAGCTCTACTTCTGATGAGGAAAGAGCTTCACCTTTTAAATCAGAGGGAGGCTCTGGATATCCTATAGTGGTCACAGGAAAGGAAAGTTCACAATAATTCGTATAGTAGTTTCCCTTATAAGCCTTAACCCTATAAAAATAACTTTCTCCTGGTGTTAGCCCCACATCATTATATACATTTAAATCTGGAGGAAGTATCGCAATTCTAATCCAATTATCACCAATTTTTTTTCTCTCAACTATAAAACCATCTTCATCTACCGAGTTATCCCACCATGTTAATCTCACGTGAGTTGGAGAAATTATTTGGGCCTCCAAATTAGAGGGAGGAAGGGGAAGAGAAAAAGCCCCTTGAGGAAACAAAAGCATAAAAAATAAAAAGACCACGCAAAAGATTCTACCTTTTCTCATTTCTAGCCCTCCTTAACTGGTCTAAAAGATACTTAGCTACTTTATCTTTACTATCTAAAGCTAAAGCCCTCTCAAGATACCATTCAGCTTTATCATAATTTCCTAACTCAAAAGCCACTCTCCCAGCCCAAAGAAAAGCTTTCTGAAAATCGGGATTCAAAGCACAGGATTTTTCATAAAGAGCTAACGCCTTCTCCTTTTCCCCTCGAGAATAAAAAATATAAGCCTTCTCATAAATTTCAAATGGCTCTTTTCCTTGCCTTATTATTTCCTCACATACCTTAACAAAGTACTGAGCTACTTTGTTATCTGGTTGAACCTCAGCTAACTTTTTCCAAGTACTTAATGCATCATGATACAAACCAAGCTCTTGATACAACCTCGCTAACCAGTAAAGGGCTTTAGCATGTTTGGGATCTCTTTCTAAAACCATGTTGTAGAATCTTATGGCCATATCATAAAACCCTTCTTGATAGTAGTTATAAGCACCTTCAAAATATCTTTCGGTAACGAGCTTCTCTATATCCTCACTTTCTCCCACCTCAGCTAAAGCGAAAGACTCCAAAACCACAAGCAAGAAAAGAAGTGAACAAAATAAAAAATTGGATTTTCTCATTTTTTCAACCCCTCCCTAAGAAATTATAGCATAAGGTTTTTTAAAAATTATACTCTCATACTTGATTTTATCGTAGGATTAGTTTTATAATTTTAAGGAACTTTATAATAACAAGGGGTGAAAAGATGAGAGATCTGTCACGCTTTAAAAAACACCTTGAAGAAATACGAGAAACACTTAAAACGAGACTAAAGGTAATAGAGGGAGAAGGTCCTCGATATGCAGGCTCAGAAGAGGTAGATGTAGCAAATTATATGAATGAAATGGATTCTTTATTCAGGGAAAAGGAAGAAGCTGAAAAAACTTTGAAAAGGGTTGAAAAGGCCTTGAAGAGATTTGAAAAAGGGACTTACGGATTATGCGTAGATTGTGGAAAGGAGATAAGCGAGGAAAGGTTAGAGGTCGTTCCCTTTGCCGAAAGATGCATAGAGTGCGAGAAAAAACTTAATAAAGTAGGGAGGAAATTAGGATAGTGGTAAGAGTCAGATTTGCCCCAAGCCCAACAGGTGCCCTCCATGTAGGAGGTGCAAGAACTGCCCTCTTTAACTGGCTTTTTGCCAGAAATAAGAAGGGCGTTTTTATTTTGAGAATAGAGGATAGTGATTTTCAAAGATCAACTAAAGAAGCAGAGGAAACCATACTTCAAGGATTGCTTTGGCTTGGCTTAGAATGGGATGAGGGACCATACAGACAAAGCGAAAGATTAGATATATATAGAAAATACGCTGAAAAGCTTGTTAGCGATGGCAAAGGTTATGAGGAAAACGGAGCTCTTATATTTAAGGTCCCTCCCGGTGAAACAAGCTTTAATGATATAGTTTGGGGAGAGATAAAAATTAAAAATGAGACCCTTAAAGACATCGTTATGATTAAGTCAGATGGTACTCCAACCTATAATTTTGCTGTTGTGGTGGACGACCATGATATGGGCATAACTCACGTGATACGCGGTGAAGACCATATAGCTAACACGCCTAAACAAATCTTAATCTACCAAGCTTTTGGCTGGGAGATTCCAAAATTTGCTCATTTACCAATGATATTGGGACCAGACAAATCCAAACTAAGTAAAAGACATGGTGCTACCTCTGTAGCTGAGTATAAAAATCTAGGGTTTCTTCCTGATGCCTTCTTCAACTATTTAGCCTTACTGGGGTGGAGCCCGGGTTTCGATCAAGAGATATTTTCCCGTGAAGAGTTAATTAACCTTTTCTCCCTTGAGCGAGTTATAAAAAGAGGTGCGGTGTTTGATATAAAGAAGCTCGAATGGATGAATGCCCAATATATAAAAAGTACCCCTGGAGAAAAGCTACTTGAGCTTGTTTTACCATTTTGGGAAAACAAGGGATGGATCAAAGAGGAAAATATTGATAAGGGATATCTTATAAAAGTCATAGATTTGGTAAAAGAGCGTTGTAAAACCCTTATAGACGTGGTTAATTTTAGCGATTACTTCTTGCAAAAAGAACCAACCTATGATAAAATCTTTGTCAGTCAGGAGATAAAAGGCAAAGAAAAGTTACTTTTAGAGGTTGCCGAGAGATTAGAAAAAATTCAATCTTTCGATGCTTCAAGTATAGAAACTTGTCTTAAAAGCTTTGCAGAAGAAAAGGGTATAAAATTAAAGGAACTTGCCCAAGCCATAAGGGTAGCTATAAGTGGGAAAAAAGTTACTCCTCCTCTCTTTGAAGTAATGGAGACTCTTAATAAAGATATAGTAGTTGAAAGACTAAAACGCTGGGGAATCGTCTAATTGGCAGGACACGGGACTCTGGATCCCGCTGTGGAGGTTCGAGTCCTCCTTCCCCAGCCACATAACGGAAAAGGTAGAGGTGGCCCCTTCGTCTAGCGGCCTAGGATGTCGGGTTCTCAGTCCGACGACGCGGGTTCAAATCCCGCAGGGGCTGCCACTTTTTTTATTTCAAAGCTCTATTAGTCTTATTAACGAAGTAAACCCCTATTAATATTAAAATTCCACCAAATATCAGAGAAAAACTCATTTCCTCTCCTAAAACAATTGAAGCTGCTACCATGCCTACTACAGGCTGTATGTTCATAAAAACCCCTACTTTCGAGGCCTCTAAAGCATCTAAAGCATCATACCAAAAAGCATAAGCAAGACCCGTACTCAGAAGCCCCAAGAAAAGCACTGCAACTAAGAGCTTAAAATCTCTTAAAACGATAATTAGATCATTAAAATATCCCTTCAGGATAAAGGTAATACCTATTAAAATAAAACCAAAAAGCACAGTATAAAAGATACTTACAAGCTGAGGAATCTCCCTATGCCTATGAAGGAAAAGCCTTGAAATAACAGAGAAAAAGGCCCAATTAAAAGATGTAACCAGAATTATAATGTCTCCTACCGTGCTTATACCCTGCTTTAAGACTAAGCTAATATCTCCCTCGCTCACTACAACTAAAACTCCAAAAAAGGAAATAGCTATTCCTAAGATCTTTAAATAAGAAAGATTTTCCTTAAGCAAGAACCTACTCAATATAGCAATGAATATTGGAGTTGTGGCTACTATCCAGGTAGCAGTTGAAGCTTTAGAAGAGTAAAGAGCATAAGCTTGAACCCATAAGTGCATGTATATCGCTATAACTCCAAAAAATAAAAACCAAGGAATAACGGACTTTGAGACTCTTAA encodes the following:
- the gltX gene encoding glutamate--tRNA ligase: MRIVVRVRFAPSPTGALHVGGARTALFNWLFARNKKGVFILRIEDSDFQRSTKEAEETILQGLLWLGLEWDEGPYRQSERLDIYRKYAEKLVSDGKGYEENGALIFKVPPGETSFNDIVWGEIKIKNETLKDIVMIKSDGTPTYNFAVVVDDHDMGITHVIRGEDHIANTPKQILIYQAFGWEIPKFAHLPMILGPDKSKLSKRHGATSVAEYKNLGFLPDAFFNYLALLGWSPGFDQEIFSREELINLFSLERVIKRGAVFDIKKLEWMNAQYIKSTPGEKLLELVLPFWENKGWIKEENIDKGYLIKVIDLVKERCKTLIDVVNFSDYFLQKEPTYDKIFVSQEIKGKEKLLLEVAERLEKIQSFDASSIETCLKSFAEEKGIKLKELAQAIRVAISGKKVTPPLFEVMETLNKDIVVERLKRWGIV
- a CDS encoding fibronectin type III domain-containing protein, producing the protein MRKGRIFCVVFLFFMLLFPQGAFSLPLPPSNLEAQIISPTHVRLTWWDNSVDEDGFIVERKKIGDNWIRIAILPPDLNVYNDVGLTPGESYFYRVKAYKGNYYTNYCELSFPVTTIGYPEPPSDLKGEALSSSEVELRWKDISDNEDGFIVERKHGSNWVEVCILPPNSESYVDTGLSENTKYTYRVLAFNSAGRTSSPEIEVRTESAKGEFYLSAGCSLREGSFDLSFIFLSFVSLLGFFMRRGV
- a CDS encoding tetratricopeptide repeat protein codes for the protein MRKSNFLFCSLLFLLVVLESFALAEVGESEDIEKLVTERYFEGAYNYYQEGFYDMAIRFYNMVLERDPKHAKALYWLARLYQELGLYHDALSTWKKLAEVQPDNKVAQYFVKVCEEIIRQGKEPFEIYEKAYIFYSRGEKEKALALYEKSCALNPDFQKAFLWAGRVAFELGNYDKAEWYLERALALDSKDKVAKYLLDQLRRARNEKR
- a CDS encoding DMT family transporter, translating into MVLKSKDLWLLYLKLFLTVFVWGMSFVATKYLIPHIAPISVVFSRVLIGLMVLGILLRKRNVSLRVSKSVIPWFLFFGVIAIYMHLWVQAYALYSSKASTATWIVATTPIFIAILSRFLLKENLSYLKILGIAISFFGVLVVVSEGDISLVLKQGISTVGDIIILVTSFNWAFFSVISRLFLHRHREIPQLVSIFYTVLFGFILIGITFILKGYFNDLIIVLRDFKLLVAVLFLGLLSTGLAYAFWYDALDALEASKVGVFMNIQPVVGMVAASIVLGEEMSFSLIFGGILILIGVYFVNKTNRALK
- a CDS encoding TraR/DksA C4-type zinc finger protein, with protein sequence MRDLSRFKKHLEEIRETLKTRLKVIEGEGPRYAGSEEVDVANYMNEMDSLFREKEEAEKTLKRVEKALKRFEKGTYGLCVDCGKEISEERLEVVPFAERCIECEKKLNKVGRKLG